The proteins below come from a single Faecalibaculum rodentium genomic window:
- a CDS encoding PTS sugar transporter subunit IIA: MIRVVLTGHGTWASGAKAGLDMVAGERDCLQAVDFDGDTNSLTLRLKEVLDGTDPVFVFCDLAGGTPFQVAALTCRGRDNAWILAGASQPMLLEILPMLESGQDPADLMQTAMRAGHDGIRLLSLTGQK, encoded by the coding sequence ATGATCAGAGTCGTGCTGACCGGACATGGGACCTGGGCCAGCGGAGCCAAAGCCGGCCTGGACATGGTGGCCGGGGAAAGGGACTGCCTGCAGGCTGTGGATTTCGACGGTGACACCAACAGTCTGACCCTGCGGCTGAAAGAGGTCCTGGACGGGACTGACCCGGTTTTCGTGTTCTGCGACCTGGCCGGCGGCACCCCGTTTCAGGTTGCTGCACTGACCTGCCGCGGACGGGACAATGCCTGGATCCTGGCCGGTGCCAGTCAGCCGATGCTGCTGGAAATCCTGCCGATGCTGGAAAGCGGTCAGGATCCTGCGGATCTGATGCAGACCGCCATGCGGGCCGGCCATGACGGCATCCGCCTGCTGTCCCTGACCGGACAGAAGTGA
- a CDS encoding NAD(P)-dependent malic enzyme: MDAASEALKKHREWQGKLETVNKMPIETADDLSIAYTPGVAAPCLEIARDPSLSYVYTGRGHTIAVISDGSAVLGLGNIGPEAGMPVMEGKCVLFKALSGLDAVPLVLDTQDTDRLVDVISALAPSFGGINLEDIAAPRCFEVERRLKEQLDIPVFHDDQHGTAIVVSAALENALKLAKKENPRIVINGAGSAGCAIARLLLDRGQKDVILVDRQGILTPDMELTSGQRALIDRLNPSGRTGTLQDALAGADVLIGVSAGHIVSQDMIRSMNEKPIVFAMANPTPEIEPEDAAAAGAYIIGTGRSDHPNQINNLLAFPGIFKGALDAGATEINDAMKQAAVSAISSCIPEEDLRPDHIIVSALTPGVADRVARAVAQAAVQSGVVRHA; the protein is encoded by the coding sequence ATGGATGCAGCGAGCGAGGCGCTGAAAAAACACAGGGAGTGGCAGGGCAAGCTGGAAACAGTGAACAAGATGCCCATTGAAACAGCCGACGATCTCTCCATAGCCTATACACCGGGTGTGGCAGCGCCCTGTCTGGAGATTGCCCGGGATCCTTCCCTGAGTTATGTCTACACCGGCCGGGGTCACACCATTGCGGTGATCTCCGACGGTTCGGCGGTGCTGGGGCTTGGCAACATCGGCCCGGAAGCCGGGATGCCGGTGATGGAGGGAAAATGCGTGCTGTTCAAGGCTCTCTCCGGCCTGGACGCCGTCCCGCTGGTGCTGGACACCCAGGATACAGACCGGCTGGTGGATGTGATTTCCGCCCTGGCACCGTCCTTTGGCGGCATCAACCTGGAGGACATCGCGGCACCGAGGTGTTTTGAAGTGGAGCGGCGCCTGAAGGAACAGCTGGACATTCCGGTATTCCATGATGACCAGCACGGCACGGCTATTGTGGTGTCTGCCGCGCTGGAAAATGCCCTGAAGCTGGCGAAAAAAGAGAACCCGCGGATCGTCATCAATGGTGCCGGGAGTGCGGGATGTGCCATTGCCAGGCTGCTTCTGGACAGGGGACAGAAAGATGTCATTCTGGTGGACCGGCAGGGGATCCTGACACCGGACATGGAGCTGACCAGCGGGCAGCGCGCCCTGATCGACAGGCTCAACCCCTCGGGCCGGACCGGGACCCTGCAGGATGCGCTGGCAGGTGCCGATGTCCTGATCGGTGTATCCGCCGGACACATCGTGTCTCAGGACATGATCCGGTCCATGAATGAGAAACCCATCGTGTTTGCCATGGCCAATCCCACGCCGGAGATCGAGCCGGAGGATGCAGCTGCGGCGGGTGCATACATCATCGGCACGGGACGGAGCGATCATCCCAACCAGATCAACAACCTGCTGGCATTTCCGGGAATCTTCAAGGGAGCCCTGGATGCCGGGGCAACGGAAATCAACGACGCCATGAAACAGGCGGCGGTGAGCGCGATATCCTCCTGCATTCCGGAAGAGGACCTTCGGCCGGATCACATCATCGTCAGTGCGCTGACACCGGGTGTGGCGGACCGGGTTGCCCGGGCTGTGGCGCAGGCTGCCGTCCAGAGCGGTGTGGTGCGTCATGCGTGA
- a CDS encoding PTS lactose/cellobiose transporter subunit IIA, with protein sequence MPKMDVQESQLVAFTIISYSGMARALVHEAMEAMRKGEFQLADEKLNEADEQLVQAHKAQTDLLHAFANGTEIEIQIIMVHAQDHLMTTMTLKEVAQEMKMLCKGLEKAGVLPLEEE encoded by the coding sequence ATGCCGAAAATGGACGTACAGGAATCCCAGCTTGTCGCGTTCACCATCATTTCCTACTCCGGCATGGCCCGTGCCCTGGTGCACGAAGCCATGGAAGCGATGCGGAAAGGTGAATTCCAGCTTGCGGATGAAAAACTGAATGAGGCAGATGAACAGCTTGTCCAGGCCCACAAAGCCCAGACCGACCTGCTGCACGCATTTGCCAACGGAACTGAAATCGAAATCCAGATCATCATGGTCCACGCACAGGATCACCTGATGACCACCATGACACTCAAGGAAGTGGCCCAGGAGATGAAAATGCTCTGCAAGGGTCTGGAAAAAGCCGGCGTGCTGCCGCTGGAAGAAGAGTAG
- a CDS encoding PTS cellobiose transporter subunit IIB: MKKALIICVGGMSSSMIAKKTSESLQAKNHDVEVTAVGVIEGEQLIKDKAFDLYLISPQTKMYLKNFQKIGEEVGSKVIPIPPQAYIPVPMGIAKMHDLVVKEI, from the coding sequence ATGAAAAAAGCTCTGATTATCTGCGTTGGCGGTATGTCCAGCTCCATGATCGCCAAGAAAACCTCAGAATCCCTGCAGGCCAAGAACCACGATGTGGAAGTGACTGCAGTGGGTGTCATCGAAGGCGAACAGCTGATCAAGGACAAGGCATTCGACCTGTATCTGATCAGTCCCCAGACCAAGATGTACCTGAAGAACTTCCAGAAGATCGGTGAAGAAGTCGGCTCCAAGGTCATCCCGATTCCTCCTCAGGCCTACATCCCTGTTCCCATGGGCATCGCCAAGATGCACGACCTGGTCGTCAAGGAAATCTGA
- a CDS encoding glycoside hydrolase family 1 protein, protein MKERKLAPFPEDFFWGASTSAYQVEGASLEDGKGPSCQDVKEVPEGTSDLTVCADHYHHYKEDIKLMADMGFKSYRFSIAWTRILPEGTGEINQKGIEFYNNVINECLKYGIEPIVTMFHFDMPAALDARGSWGNPESVEWFVNYAMVLYESFGDRVKYWLTINEQNMLTLVGPVIGTLTIPEGTENVLKEIYQQNHHMLVAQSKAMVLCHEMLPNAKIGPAPNISLVYPATCKPEDVIAAQNFNAVRNWLYLDAAVYGRYNSIVWAWLKQNDACPTFAPGDEEALKNGHPDFIGFNYYNTGTVEADDGSVEESPFGGDQQNGGGVAGMYKSYRNPNLQQTEFGWEIDPVGFRATIREMDSRYDLPMLVTENGLGAYDKVGEDGKVHDPYRIEYLRRHIEQIQEAITDGAEMLGYNPWSAIDLISTHEGMRKRYGFIYVDREDFDLGTMERQIKDSGWWYKKVIESNGEDLTD, encoded by the coding sequence ATGAAAGAACGCAAACTTGCACCGTTCCCCGAAGACTTTTTCTGGGGAGCCTCCACATCCGCCTATCAGGTGGAAGGCGCCAGTCTGGAAGACGGCAAAGGCCCGTCCTGTCAGGATGTAAAGGAAGTGCCGGAAGGCACCTCCGACCTGACTGTATGTGCCGATCACTATCACCATTACAAGGAAGACATCAAGCTGATGGCGGACATGGGCTTCAAGTCCTACCGGTTCTCCATTGCCTGGACACGCATCCTGCCGGAAGGCACAGGCGAGATCAACCAGAAGGGCATCGAGTTCTACAACAACGTCATCAATGAATGCCTGAAGTACGGCATCGAGCCGATCGTGACGATGTTCCACTTTGACATGCCGGCAGCGCTGGATGCCCGTGGATCCTGGGGCAACCCCGAGTCGGTGGAATGGTTTGTGAACTACGCCATGGTGCTGTACGAAAGCTTCGGCGACCGCGTCAAATACTGGCTGACGATCAACGAACAGAACATGCTGACACTGGTGGGTCCGGTGATCGGCACCCTGACGATTCCGGAAGGCACGGAAAATGTCCTGAAGGAAATCTACCAGCAGAACCACCACATGCTCGTGGCCCAGAGCAAGGCCATGGTGCTGTGTCACGAAATGCTGCCGAATGCCAAGATCGGTCCGGCTCCGAACATTTCCCTGGTATATCCCGCCACATGCAAGCCCGAGGATGTCATCGCGGCGCAGAATTTCAACGCAGTCCGCAACTGGCTGTACCTGGATGCAGCGGTATACGGCCGCTACAACTCCATTGTCTGGGCGTGGCTGAAACAGAACGATGCCTGCCCGACCTTCGCACCGGGCGATGAGGAAGCCCTGAAAAACGGCCACCCGGATTTCATCGGCTTCAACTACTACAATACCGGCACAGTGGAGGCCGATGACGGAAGCGTGGAAGAAAGCCCCTTCGGCGGCGATCAGCAGAATGGCGGCGGTGTGGCCGGCATGTACAAGTCCTACCGCAACCCCAACCTGCAGCAGACGGAGTTTGGCTGGGAAATCGATCCCGTCGGCTTCCGGGCGACGATCCGCGAAATGGATTCGCGCTATGACCTGCCGATGCTGGTGACGGAAAACGGACTGGGCGCCTATGACAAGGTGGGCGAAGACGGTAAGGTCCACGATCCCTACCGGATCGAATACCTGCGCCGTCACATCGAACAGATTCAGGAAGCCATCACCGATGGCGCCGAAATGCTGGGCTACAACCCCTGGAGCGCCATTGACCTGATTTCCACACATGAAGGCATGCGCAAGCGCTATGGCTTCATCTATGTGGACCGGGAAGACTTTGACCTGGGCACCATGGAGCGCCAGATCAAGGATTCCGGCTGGTGGTACAAGAAAGTCATCGAATCCAACGGAGAAGACCTGACCGACTGA
- the pepT gene encoding peptidase T, protein MSLTDRFLRYVGVDTQSDHTSDTVPSTPGQCELAQILKRELAELGIEHTCGNGVVYAHLPATGPGRGEPVGFLAHMDTAEELTGRNVRPRIIPSYDGGIIRLNDTVSMAPSEFPALSQVIGDDLIVTDGTTLLGGDDKAGVAAIMQALDEIRQEDHRELYAAFTTDEEIGRGADHFDLEQFPVAWAWTVDGDAVNQVDWETFNAACADLTVHGVAIHPGEAKGKMVNAVQIAADIAAAFAADETPAETEGRQGFWHLTELAGTVEEAHAIWIIRDHDTEKFEERKAFVQDLVSRFETKHPGCLDLRIHDQYLNMARFAPVTQNGEPEAVREAREAVAAQGLKPESVPVRGGTDGAMLSAKGLFTPNLGTGSWNHHGRYEFASVQKMETMKNIVKTLMKGRDN, encoded by the coding sequence ATGAGCCTGACAGACCGGTTCCTGCGGTATGTGGGTGTGGATACACAATCCGACCACACCAGCGATACGGTTCCCAGTACCCCGGGGCAGTGTGAACTGGCGCAGATCCTGAAACGGGAACTGGCTGAACTGGGGATCGAACATACCTGCGGCAATGGTGTGGTCTATGCCCATCTGCCGGCCACAGGGCCCGGCCGGGGGGAGCCTGTGGGGTTTCTGGCGCATATGGATACTGCCGAGGAGCTGACAGGACGCAATGTCAGACCCCGGATCATTCCGTCGTATGACGGAGGAATCATCCGGCTGAACGACACAGTCTCGATGGCACCGTCGGAGTTTCCGGCCCTGTCGCAGGTCATCGGCGATGACCTGATCGTTACGGATGGCACGACACTGCTGGGCGGAGATGACAAAGCCGGTGTGGCGGCGATCATGCAGGCGCTGGACGAAATCCGCCAGGAAGACCACCGGGAACTGTATGCGGCTTTCACGACGGATGAGGAAATCGGACGCGGCGCTGATCATTTCGACCTGGAACAGTTTCCCGTCGCGTGGGCCTGGACTGTGGACGGGGATGCGGTGAACCAGGTGGACTGGGAAACCTTCAATGCAGCCTGTGCGGATCTGACGGTGCATGGTGTGGCCATCCATCCCGGGGAAGCAAAGGGAAAAATGGTCAACGCAGTCCAGATCGCCGCGGACATTGCCGCTGCGTTTGCGGCTGACGAAACACCGGCCGAGACAGAAGGCCGCCAGGGATTCTGGCATCTGACGGAGCTTGCCGGAACCGTCGAGGAAGCCCATGCCATCTGGATCATCCGGGATCACGATACAGAGAAGTTCGAAGAACGCAAGGCGTTCGTGCAGGACCTGGTTTCCCGCTTTGAAACGAAGCATCCGGGCTGTCTGGATCTGCGGATCCATGACCAGTACCTGAACATGGCCAGATTCGCGCCTGTCACGCAGAACGGGGAACCGGAAGCCGTGCGGGAGGCCCGGGAAGCTGTGGCCGCACAGGGACTGAAACCGGAGAGCGTTCCGGTCAGAGGCGGGACCGACGGTGCGATGCTCAGCGCAAAGGGCCTGTTTACGCCCAACCTGGGCACCGGCAGCTGGAATCATCACGGGCGGTATGAGTTCGCCAGTGTGCAGAAAATGGAAACGATGAAGAACATCGTGAAGACACTCATGAAAGGAAGGGACAACTGA
- a CDS encoding patatin-like phospholipase family protein: MREDRRVKTGLVVEGGGTKIAYTGGVLQCFLEQGIDIPYCVGISAGAMMLLPYVSRQPGRLRLTGVDAASQKGLIGLKPIMEEGSLFALEKTAQFIQEKMPLDYETFFSSPTQLDIGVYDMKTRKTRYYGKEYVDASDDLLIASCSLLLLSKPKQFDGNTVIDAGLTDMIPVSQALKAGCEKVIVVSTKEEGYRRKKAPWWQLMGARLVYHDRQITEDFRNRHIHYEEQWQIIHDLEKEGKALVLRPHQDYGITRYTTDREKLDAWFKLGYAETLERLGEIRAFLDPDRTSDRKEAM; encoded by the coding sequence ATGCGTGAGGACCGGCGGGTGAAAACCGGACTGGTGGTGGAAGGCGGCGGCACCAAGATCGCGTATACCGGCGGTGTCCTGCAGTGCTTTCTGGAACAGGGGATCGACATCCCCTATTGTGTGGGAATTTCTGCCGGTGCCATGATGCTGCTTCCCTATGTTTCCAGGCAGCCGGGCCGTCTGCGGCTTACCGGCGTGGATGCCGCGAGTCAGAAGGGCCTGATCGGCCTGAAGCCCATCATGGAAGAGGGAAGTCTGTTCGCGCTGGAGAAAACGGCACAGTTCATCCAGGAAAAAATGCCGCTGGACTACGAGACGTTTTTTTCTTCCCCGACCCAGCTGGATATCGGGGTATACGACATGAAAACCCGGAAGACCCGGTACTACGGCAAGGAGTACGTGGATGCCTCTGATGATCTGCTGATTGCCAGCTGCAGCCTGCTGCTGCTGTCAAAGCCGAAGCAGTTTGACGGCAACACGGTGATCGATGCAGGGCTCACAGACATGATCCCCGTCTCGCAGGCCCTGAAGGCCGGCTGCGAAAAGGTGATCGTGGTGTCCACCAAGGAAGAGGGCTACCGCCGAAAAAAGGCGCCCTGGTGGCAGCTGATGGGAGCCCGGCTGGTGTATCATGACCGGCAGATCACGGAGGACTTCCGGAACCGTCACATCCATTATGAGGAGCAATGGCAGATCATCCATGATCTCGAGAAGGAGGGAAAGGCGCTGGTTCTGCGCCCACACCAGGATTACGGAATCACCCGCTATACCACTGACCGCGAAAAACTGGATGCCTGGTTCAAGCTGGGCTATGCTGAGACGCTGGAGCGTCTGGGGGAAATCCGGGCGTTTCTGGATCCGGACAGGACATCTGACAGAAAAGAGGCAATGTGA
- a CDS encoding BglG family transcription antiterminator, with the protein MKPKEKELLSLLYQNQNRFLTGRELAQALHISERTVRSYIRRMEPVITENGGEILAKQGNGYRLLLRRPVQFAVLAGTPGTETTRKTAQTPDSAQERRRYLMQRLLLNGETLQAEETAERLYVSTSTLKKELYQLRGMLDEYGLVFDSGPAGISIHGDETSKRALIMDYFFRSSTFNSIQEYMDHSGYFDDIPTEQLLRMVLDESRQFGIRLSDIMVQNVLLHLALSVKRMQAGLRPEHAVLPPAFEQSSEYQASSAIFRRLSGMTGGEYPAEEVSYLALHLSGKGSWATRQPAQGEHLEQEVKTVLSQLAEDDVMQLDEDPQLVSSLLEHLRPMVVRLMRGLPQKNPLTQDILRDQPDLMKVIRKYFGAMPCLRRYDIDDDEWAYLALHIMAALERQKEKRKLQVLVVCATGYGSSQLLKSRLMKHFSDSLHIVTETGYYEMSDDILQGIDLIISSVNIGPVIFGVPFIHVSVFLGEEDVQNIQRFIDQEKAGPEKKEPAAARPASKSQKEIFDCYFSEEDFRVYKGHPERDQVLSDLVETLACYEKDSFADHMREQIRLRSQMGSLVFSDTIAVPHPAVPLSKVARLALALIPEGMYWNESHPAIRFVFLMSPSYVENRNLPKVTGAIVSLMEEPVLQEQILQEQSFDVFGRILGSLIETA; encoded by the coding sequence GTGAAGCCGAAAGAAAAAGAGCTTCTGTCCCTGCTGTATCAGAATCAGAACCGGTTTCTGACAGGGAGGGAGCTGGCCCAGGCTCTGCATATATCCGAACGGACAGTACGCAGCTACATCCGGCGGATGGAGCCGGTGATCACGGAAAACGGCGGGGAAATCCTGGCCAAGCAGGGAAACGGCTACAGGCTCCTGCTCAGGCGCCCGGTTCAGTTTGCCGTGCTGGCGGGCACACCGGGAACAGAAACCACCCGCAAAACGGCGCAGACTCCTGACAGCGCACAGGAGCGGCGGCGGTATCTCATGCAGCGTCTTCTCCTCAACGGAGAGACCCTGCAGGCGGAAGAGACAGCCGAGCGGCTGTATGTCAGCACCAGCACCCTGAAAAAGGAACTCTATCAGCTTAGGGGCATGCTGGATGAATACGGACTGGTGTTTGACTCCGGTCCGGCAGGGATCAGCATTCATGGAGATGAAACCAGCAAGCGGGCGCTGATCATGGACTATTTCTTCCGCTCCTCCACCTTCAATTCCATCCAGGAGTACATGGATCATTCCGGGTACTTTGACGACATTCCCACAGAACAGCTTCTTCGGATGGTTCTGGATGAATCCAGGCAGTTCGGGATCCGGCTGTCGGACATCATGGTGCAGAATGTGCTTCTGCATCTGGCTCTGTCCGTCAAGCGCATGCAGGCAGGGCTGAGGCCCGAGCACGCAGTGCTGCCGCCGGCCTTCGAACAGAGCTCGGAATATCAGGCATCCAGCGCCATTTTCCGGCGGCTGTCGGGAATGACCGGCGGGGAGTATCCCGCGGAAGAAGTCTCCTATCTGGCACTCCATCTCTCCGGCAAAGGCAGCTGGGCAACCAGGCAGCCTGCGCAGGGCGAGCATTTGGAACAGGAGGTGAAAACGGTCCTGTCCCAGCTCGCGGAAGATGACGTAATGCAGCTGGACGAGGATCCGCAGCTGGTCTCCAGCCTGCTGGAACACCTTCGTCCGATGGTGGTGCGTCTGATGCGGGGACTTCCCCAGAAGAATCCCCTGACGCAGGACATCCTGCGTGACCAGCCGGATCTGATGAAAGTCATCCGCAAGTACTTCGGCGCCATGCCTTGTCTTCGCCGGTATGACATTGACGACGACGAATGGGCATATCTGGCACTGCATATCATGGCAGCGCTGGAACGGCAGAAAGAGAAGCGGAAACTGCAGGTCCTGGTGGTCTGTGCCACGGGATACGGGTCCAGCCAGCTGCTGAAGTCCCGGCTGATGAAGCATTTCTCCGACAGCCTGCACATTGTCACGGAAACCGGCTATTACGAAATGAGTGACGACATTCTCCAGGGGATCGATCTCATCATCTCCAGCGTGAATATCGGACCGGTCATTTTCGGGGTTCCCTTCATTCATGTTTCGGTGTTTCTCGGAGAGGAAGACGTGCAGAACATCCAGCGCTTCATCGACCAGGAAAAAGCCGGACCGGAAAAGAAGGAGCCGGCAGCCGCCAGACCGGCATCAAAAAGCCAGAAGGAGATCTTCGACTGCTATTTCTCGGAAGAGGATTTCCGCGTCTACAAAGGCCATCCGGAGCGCGATCAGGTACTGAGCGACCTGGTGGAGACACTTGCCTGCTATGAAAAGGACAGCTTTGCCGACCACATGCGGGAACAGATCCGGCTGCGGTCCCAGATGGGATCGCTGGTGTTCAGTGACACCATTGCCGTGCCGCATCCGGCCGTACCGCTCTCAAAGGTCGCAAGACTGGCCCTGGCGCTGATTCCGGAAGGCATGTACTGGAACGAATCCCATCCGGCGATCCGGTTTGTGTTCCTCATGTCTCCCTCCTACGTGGAGAACCGGAACCTGCCGAAAGTCACCGGCGCCATTGTCTCTTTGATGGAAGAACCCGTTCTGCAGGAACAGATCCTGCAGGAACAGTCATTCGATGTCTTCGGCCGCATTCTCGGTTCTCTGATCGAGACGGCCTGA
- the celB gene encoding PTS cellobiose transporter subunit IIC, whose protein sequence is MNKVFEFLDKYLMGPMGILSQKQFVRAIMAAGMATIPFTIVGSAFLILGILPQAFPFLEGVWAVSFDKINALYMLANRFTMGVLALYFNIVMGFELTQIKAQEYKLNLTPLNGALLGMMAFLMTMAELTIADGGVFTLKEGENYINGVLYGDFASRLGSSGIFVGILMATLAVFLYKECVRRNWTIKLPDVVPSGVSRSFTALIPCFVIAFVVLILNGLLICIGYDLFTIVSVPFGFVAGIADTWYGVFIINFLISALWSVGIHGANIISAFYSPITLANLDTNMKIMQGASGEYTTFAGEFQNMYVVCGGSGATLGMCIWMCFCAKSEQLSVLGKASIGPALFNINEPLVFGVPIIYNPNLIIPFILAPSLSSVIAYFAIHSGMFPPVIANVPWPTPALLGGFIGTANLMGGLLALITVTFAFLIYWPFLKAYDKSLVKQEKEMAEAEAQAETA, encoded by the coding sequence ATGAACAAGGTCTTTGAATTTCTGGACAAGTATCTGATGGGCCCGATGGGGATTCTGTCCCAGAAACAGTTTGTCCGCGCCATCATGGCTGCCGGTATGGCAACGATCCCCTTCACCATCGTGGGATCCGCATTCCTGATCCTGGGCATTCTGCCTCAGGCGTTCCCCTTCCTGGAAGGTGTATGGGCTGTTTCCTTCGACAAGATCAACGCCCTGTACATGCTGGCCAACCGCTTCACCATGGGTGTGCTGGCACTGTACTTCAACATTGTCATGGGCTTTGAGCTGACACAGATCAAGGCACAGGAATACAAGCTGAACCTGACACCGCTCAACGGCGCTCTGCTTGGCATGATGGCGTTCCTGATGACCATGGCCGAACTGACCATTGCGGATGGCGGCGTCTTCACCCTCAAGGAAGGCGAAAACTATATCAACGGCGTGCTCTATGGCGACTTTGCCAGCCGTCTGGGATCATCCGGCATCTTCGTGGGCATCCTGATGGCAACCCTGGCGGTCTTCCTGTACAAGGAATGCGTCAGAAGAAACTGGACCATCAAGCTGCCGGATGTGGTACCCTCCGGTGTGTCCCGCTCCTTCACGGCCCTGATTCCCTGCTTTGTCATCGCATTTGTCGTACTGATCCTGAACGGTCTGCTGATCTGCATCGGCTATGACCTGTTCACCATCGTATCCGTACCCTTCGGCTTCGTTGCAGGCATTGCGGACACCTGGTATGGCGTATTCATCATCAACTTCCTGATTTCCGCTCTGTGGTCTGTGGGCATTCACGGTGCGAACATCATTTCTGCCTTCTATTCCCCGATCACACTGGCCAACCTGGATACCAACATGAAGATCATGCAGGGCGCTTCCGGCGAATACACGACCTTTGCCGGTGAATTCCAGAACATGTACGTTGTCTGCGGCGGTTCCGGCGCGACTCTGGGCATGTGTATCTGGATGTGCTTCTGCGCGAAATCCGAACAGCTGTCCGTACTGGGCAAGGCATCCATTGGTCCGGCCCTGTTCAACATCAACGAGCCGCTGGTCTTCGGTGTGCCCATCATCTATAACCCGAACCTGATCATTCCCTTCATCCTGGCTCCGTCCCTGTCCTCCGTGATTGCCTACTTCGCCATTCACTCCGGCATGTTCCCGCCAGTCATTGCCAACGTTCCCTGGCCGACACCTGCTCTGCTGGGCGGCTTCATTGGCACAGCCAACCTCATGGGTGGACTGCTGGCGCTGATCACGGTGACATTTGCCTTCCTGATTTACTGGCCTTTCCTGAAAGCCTATGACAAGTCGCTTGTCAAACAGGAAAAGGAAATGGCGGAAGCGGAAGCGCAGGCTGAAACAGCATAA
- a CDS encoding aldose 1-epimerase family protein, whose amino-acid sequence MFALENEHLKLVCTPKGAQMQSLVNKANGQEILYQGDQGWKDQNPSLFPVIGSTWSGSYTIDGQEYAMKNHGLARYAVMEGSRDGNVLAFSFSDDEKTRAQYPFSFRFTIEYRLEGREVKIGYRIENTGDEEMPFTLGLHPAFATDPFENCELKFEPAGQAVMFHTFEDGRPVEYESVQLDTLQLDRELIRRERTLIWKEFRADQVTLSQDGRAVVTVKFPGFPYLAVWTHPQDSEFVCIEPWYGHADLEKLDVPFERREGTMMLKPGDTWTTGYSIEVK is encoded by the coding sequence ATGTTTGCACTGGAAAATGAGCACCTGAAACTTGTGTGCACCCCGAAGGGGGCACAGATGCAGTCTCTGGTGAACAAAGCCAATGGACAGGAAATCCTGTACCAGGGAGACCAGGGCTGGAAGGACCAGAATCCGAGCCTGTTTCCCGTCATTGGCAGCACCTGGAGCGGCAGCTACACCATTGACGGCCAGGAGTATGCCATGAAGAACCATGGTCTGGCCCGGTATGCTGTCATGGAAGGCAGCCGGGATGGGAATGTTCTGGCTTTCAGCTTTTCGGATGACGAAAAGACGCGGGCACAGTATCCCTTTTCGTTCCGGTTCACGATCGAATACCGTCTGGAGGGCAGGGAAGTGAAAATCGGCTACCGGATCGAAAACACGGGCGACGAAGAGATGCCCTTCACCCTGGGACTTCATCCGGCATTTGCGACGGATCCGTTTGAGAACTGCGAACTGAAGTTCGAGCCTGCGGGACAGGCCGTGATGTTTCACACCTTTGAGGACGGACGGCCTGTCGAATATGAATCCGTGCAGCTGGACACCCTGCAGCTGGACAGAGAACTCATACGACGGGAACGGACACTCATCTGGAAGGAGTTCCGGGCAGACCAGGTGACGCTGTCACAGGATGGCCGGGCTGTGGTGACCGTGAAGTTTCCGGGGTTTCCGTACCTGGCGGTCTGGACACATCCGCAGGACAGCGAATTTGTCTGCATCGAACCCTGGTACGGGCACGCCGATCTGGAAAAACTGGATGTTCCCTTTGAAAGGCGGGAAGGCACCATGATGCTGAAACCCGGTGATACCTGGACCACTGGATATTCCATTGAGGTGAAGTGA